The following coding sequences are from one Arcobacter nitrofigilis DSM 7299 window:
- the gyrB gene encoding DNA topoisomerase (ATP-hydrolyzing) subunit B: MSQEYGASNIKVLKGLEAVRKRPGMYIGDTNTNGLHHMVYEVVDNSIDEAMAGYCKNIKITMTKDHWIRVEDDGRGIPTAIHEGEGISAATVVLTVLHAGGKFDKDTYKVSGGLHGVGVSVVNALSKEVKMTIYREGKIHYQEFSKGIPKAPLEVIGDSPRKTGTTIEFLADDSIFEVNTYDFAVLAKRFREVAYLNSFISITLINEITKKTEVYHFEGGIKQFVEDINTATAVSDAVAFNDNVDGVEVDIAVMYNDTYVEKTLSFVNNIRTIDGGTHEAGFKAGLTRSIVKYLNENAAAREKDTKITGDDVREGLIAIISVKVPEPQFEGQTKGKLGSSYVKPICQRLTSEQLDKYFEENPAQAKAIMDKALMAARGREAAKKARDMTRKKDAMTVGTLPGKLAECQSKDPAIRELYLVEGDSAGGSAKQGRDRVYQAILPLKGKILNVEKSRLDKILKSDEIRNMITALGCGIGEDFDEEKIRYHKIIFMTDADVDGSHIQTLLLTFFFRFLRPVIEKGYLYIAQPPLYRYKKGKNETYLKDDNALSAFLIENGLESFEFQGLGYNDLVDLFKTVSRYRGMLQQLEKRYSLAEVLKHLIENSNLVNLDYQALYEEVKGFLEAKGYNILSKRLTDESIQLFVQTKEGLEELLIDDELFASPYFSEATYIYNKLVERDLTVFEGRDLVEILDEIETLAKKGAYIQRYKGLGEMNPEQLWETTMTPEARRLLRVTIDDATVASDTFTLFMGDEVEPRRNYIEEHAKDVEHLDV; this comes from the coding sequence ATGAGCCAAGAGTATGGTGCTAGTAATATTAAAGTTTTAAAAGGTCTTGAAGCTGTTAGAAAAAGACCAGGTATGTATATTGGTGATACTAACACTAATGGATTACATCATATGGTTTACGAAGTTGTTGATAACTCTATTGATGAAGCAATGGCTGGATATTGTAAAAATATAAAAATTACTATGACAAAAGATCATTGGATAAGAGTTGAAGATGATGGTAGAGGTATTCCAACAGCTATTCACGAAGGTGAAGGTATTTCAGCTGCTACTGTTGTTTTAACAGTACTTCATGCTGGTGGTAAATTTGATAAAGATACATATAAAGTTTCTGGTGGTCTTCATGGGGTTGGGGTTTCTGTTGTAAATGCCTTATCTAAAGAAGTGAAAATGACTATTTACCGAGAAGGAAAAATTCATTATCAAGAGTTCTCAAAAGGTATTCCAAAAGCTCCTTTAGAAGTAATTGGAGATAGTCCTAGAAAAACTGGTACTACTATTGAATTTTTAGCTGATGATTCTATTTTTGAAGTAAATACTTATGATTTTGCTGTTTTAGCAAAAAGATTTAGAGAAGTAGCATATTTAAACTCATTTATTTCTATTACTTTAATAAATGAAATAACTAAAAAAACAGAAGTTTATCATTTTGAAGGTGGTATTAAACAGTTTGTTGAAGATATAAATACAGCAACAGCTGTATCAGACGCAGTTGCATTTAATGACAATGTTGATGGCGTTGAAGTTGATATTGCTGTTATGTATAATGATACTTATGTTGAAAAAACTTTATCTTTTGTAAATAATATTAGAACAATTGATGGGGGAACTCATGAGGCTGGATTTAAAGCTGGACTTACAAGAAGTATTGTTAAATATTTAAATGAAAATGCAGCAGCTAGAGAAAAAGATACAAAAATTACAGGTGATGATGTAAGAGAAGGTCTTATTGCTATTATTTCTGTAAAAGTTCCAGAACCACAATTTGAGGGTCAAACAAAAGGTAAACTTGGAAGTTCTTATGTAAAACCTATTTGTCAAAGATTAACATCTGAACAATTAGATAAATATTTTGAAGAAAATCCAGCACAAGCAAAAGCTATTATGGACAAAGCCTTAATGGCAGCAAGAGGTAGAGAAGCTGCTAAAAAAGCTAGAGATATGACTAGAAAAAAAGATGCTATGACAGTAGGAACTCTTCCTGGTAAACTTGCAGAGTGTCAAAGTAAAGATCCAGCTATTAGAGAATTGTACCTAGTGGAAGGGGACTCTGCGGGAGGTTCTGCAAAACAAGGTAGAGATAGGGTTTATCAAGCAATTTTACCACTTAAAGGTAAGATTTTAAATGTTGAAAAATCAAGACTTGATAAAATTTTAAAATCTGATGAAATTAGAAACATGATTACAGCTCTTGGTTGTGGTATTGGTGAAGATTTTGATGAAGAAAAAATCAGATATCATAAAATTATTTTCATGACGGATGCGGATGTTGATGGATCGCATATTCAAACACTATTATTAACTTTCTTCTTTAGATTTTTAAGACCAGTTATTGAAAAAGGTTATTTATATATTGCTCAACCACCTCTTTATAGATATAAAAAAGGTAAAAATGAGACGTATTTAAAAGATGATAATGCCCTATCTGCTTTCTTAATAGAAAATGGTTTAGAATCATTTGAATTCCAAGGTCTTGGATACAATGACTTAGTGGATTTATTTAAAACTGTTTCTAGATATAGAGGAATGTTACAACAATTAGAAAAAAGATACTCTTTAGCAGAAGTTTTAAAACACTTAATTGAAAATTCAAATTTAGTAAATTTAGATTATCAAGCTTTATATGAAGAAGTAAAAGGTTTCCTAGAAGCAAAAGGTTATAATATCTTATCTAAGAGATTAACGGATGAAAGTATTCAACTTTTTGTTCAAACAAAAGAGGGTCTTGAAGAGTTACTAATTGATGATGAACTTTTTGCATCACCATATTTTAGTGAAGCTACTTATATTTATAACAAATTAGTAGAAAGAGATTTAACTGTATTTGAAGGTAGAGATTTAGTAGAAATATTAGATGAAATTGAAACTTTAGCTAAAAAAGGTGCATATATCCAAAGATATAAAGGTCTTGGAGAAATGAATCCAGAGCAACTTTGGGAAACAACAATGACACCAGAAGCAAGAAGACTTCTAAGAGTGACTATTGATGATGCAACTGTTGCATCTGATACTTTCACGCTATTTATGGGTGATGAAGTAGAGCCAAGAAGAAACTACATCGAAGAGCACGCAAAAGACGTAGAACACCTAGACGTTTAA
- the dnaN gene encoding DNA polymerase III subunit beta, with amino-acid sequence MRFIIAKNIFENIISSMQPFLEKKDSSSITSHIYLEVINSKLILKATDYEIGLESYVNDIEESTDGKGTVNGSNLLGIIKRLKNDKIIVETIDNNLVIKQSRSTFKLPMYDANEYPNLIMNTELNILNISTISLVNSIRKITPAIDNNNPKFELNGALIDIKNSKINFVATDTRRLAISHLQNISNNESQFIIPKKAIIEIQKLFLDDAKIAYDDTNLVIETDNSKFFTKLINGKFPDYERIIPNSLKYNLTLPKAMLIDSIKLVTSLFSNIKITFSPNSMVFESLDEDTESKTQIDIDLNISENFYLAVNAKYLLDFLSMSNNENVVVGFNESNLPFYLEDDKFFTIVMPIVLDK; translated from the coding sequence ATGAGATTTATCATTGCTAAAAATATCTTTGAAAATATAATCTCTTCAATGCAACCATTTTTAGAAAAAAAAGATTCTAGTTCTATTACTTCACATATATATTTAGAAGTAATAAATTCTAAATTAATATTAAAAGCTACAGATTATGAAATTGGATTAGAATCTTATGTAAATGATATTGAAGAATCAACAGATGGAAAAGGTACAGTTAACGGAAGTAATCTATTAGGTATTATTAAAAGATTAAAAAATGACAAAATCATTGTTGAAACTATAGATAATAACTTAGTTATAAAACAAAGCAGATCAACTTTTAAATTACCTATGTATGATGCTAATGAATATCCTAATCTAATTATGAATACTGAATTAAATATATTAAATATTTCAACAATTAGTTTAGTAAATAGCATAAGAAAAATTACACCAGCTATTGATAACAATAATCCAAAATTTGAATTAAATGGTGCTTTAATTGATATTAAAAATTCTAAAATAAATTTTGTAGCAACAGATACAAGAAGACTTGCTATTTCTCATTTACAAAATATTTCAAATAATGAATCTCAATTTATCATTCCTAAAAAAGCAATTATAGAAATTCAAAAACTATTTTTAGATGATGCGAAGATAGCTTATGATGATACAAATTTAGTGATAGAAACTGATAATTCTAAATTTTTTACAAAATTAATTAATGGAAAATTTCCAGATTATGAAAGAATTATTCCAAATAGTTTAAAATATAATTTAACATTACCAAAAGCTATGTTAATTGATTCTATTAAATTAGTTACATCTTTGTTTTCAAATATTAAAATTACATTTTCTCCAAATTCTATGGTATTTGAATCTTTAGATGAAGATACAGAATCTAAAACTCAAATTGATATTGATTTAAATATTAGTGAAAATTTTTATTTAGCAGTAAATGCTAAATATTTATTAGATTTTTTAAGCATGTCAAATAATGAAAATGTTGTAGTTGGATTCAATGAATCTAATTTACCATTTTATTTAGAAGATGATAAATTTTTTACAATTGTAATGCCAATTGTGCTAGACAAATAA
- a CDS encoding type II toxin-antitoxin system RelE/ParE family toxin — translation MNWNIEYFNESVENQILDLPVGLLARYLKLTDMMLIHGSNLGLPHTKSLSSGLFELRLKSKEGIGRVFYCTKVGKNIIMLHSFVKKSQKIPKNEMDIALQRLKEVKENDS, via the coding sequence ATGAATTGGAATATAGAATACTTTAATGAAAGTGTAGAAAACCAAATACTAGATTTACCTGTTGGTTTATTGGCGAGATATTTAAAACTTACAGATATGATGTTAATACATGGATCAAATTTAGGTTTACCACACACAAAATCTTTAAGTAGTGGACTTTTTGAGCTTCGTTTAAAAAGTAAAGAAGGTATTGGGAGAGTATTTTATTGTACCAAAGTTGGTAAAAATATTATTATGCTTCATTCATTTGTAAAAAAATCTCAAAAGATTCCTAAGAATGAAATGGATATAGCATTACAAAGATTAAAAGAGGTAAAAGAAAATGACTCATGA
- a CDS encoding M48 metallopeptidase family protein codes for MKNLKYLNHYPKDIISQIQKLIDDKKLDKYLLNKYKTSHEYKNDKALYSYAMDFKNSYLKKSLPLSKVIYDGKINVINDALGLHTIISRVQGGKLKSKNEIRIGTLFKNVPEEFLRMIVVHELAHLKEKEHDKAFYSLCCFMEPNYHQFEFDLRVYLTYMDLYGKLY; via the coding sequence ATGAAAAACCTAAAATACCTAAACCACTACCCAAAAGACATAATCTCACAAATACAAAAGTTAATAGATGATAAAAAGCTTGATAAGTATTTGTTAAATAAATACAAAACTTCCCATGAGTATAAAAATGATAAAGCCCTCTACTCTTATGCTATGGATTTTAAAAATAGCTATTTGAAAAAGTCACTTCCTCTAAGTAAGGTGATTTATGATGGTAAGATAAATGTTATTAATGATGCTTTGGGTTTACATACTATTATTTCTCGAGTTCAAGGTGGGAAGTTAAAAAGTAAAAATGAGATACGAATAGGAACTTTGTTTAAAAATGTTCCAGAAGAGTTTCTTAGAATGATTGTAGTGCATGAATTAGCTCATTTAAAGGAAAAAGAACATGATAAGGCCTTTTATAGTTTATGTTGCTTTATGGAGCCTAATTATCATCAATTTGAATTTGACCTAAGAGTTTATCTTACATATATGGATTTATATGGAAAACTTTATTAA
- the dnaA gene encoding chromosomal replication initiator protein DnaA: MTTKEILSVLKNETSKSDYDRYLKQLIYKKISSDDNIAIFEVPNKYIANWIKSKYSKIIQHCIETIDGTKPTVEIKLTGEKKTKKEILKEQVGKTDVESTILNPSYTFDSFVVGSSNQMAFNASLAVSKKPGIQYNPLFIYGGTGLGKTHLLQAIGNDAIEHGRTIIYVTIEQFMNDFTFAIKNKNMEHFRSKYRKCDVLLIDDIQFLSGKEQTQEEFFHTFNELHNAEKQIVMTSDRLPSQIAGLVDRLKSRFEWGLTADVQIPGLETKIAIIEKKSELNGIHLEREIVNYIATNLDNSIREIEGVLIRINASAALLNQEINLPMVQNLLKEQIKETKENIKLPDIITIVAIELNIKPSDIKSKKRTAIVANARRIVIYLARELTHNSMPDIAKFLGMKDHSSISHNIKKANELIEKDENFKLIIENLKNKIINRG; this comes from the coding sequence ATGACAACAAAAGAGATTTTATCAGTTTTAAAAAATGAAACATCAAAATCAGACTATGACAGATACCTAAAACAACTTATATACAAAAAAATTTCATCTGACGATAACATAGCTATTTTTGAAGTTCCTAATAAATACATTGCAAACTGGATAAAAAGCAAATATTCAAAAATCATTCAACACTGTATTGAAACAATAGACGGTACTAAGCCAACTGTTGAGATAAAATTAACAGGTGAAAAGAAAACTAAAAAAGAGATATTAAAAGAACAAGTTGGAAAAACAGATGTAGAAAGCACTATTTTAAATCCATCATATACTTTTGATTCTTTTGTAGTTGGTTCATCAAATCAAATGGCTTTTAATGCTTCACTTGCTGTTTCAAAAAAACCAGGTATTCAATACAATCCCTTATTTATCTATGGTGGGACTGGTTTAGGTAAAACTCACTTGCTTCAAGCAATTGGAAATGACGCAATAGAACATGGTAGAACAATTATTTATGTTACGATTGAACAGTTTATGAATGACTTTACTTTTGCAATTAAAAACAAAAATATGGAACACTTTAGAAGTAAATATAGAAAATGTGATGTTTTATTAATCGATGATATTCAATTTTTAAGTGGTAAAGAACAGACTCAAGAAGAGTTTTTCCACACTTTTAATGAACTTCATAATGCAGAAAAACAAATAGTTATGACTTCAGATAGACTTCCATCTCAAATAGCTGGACTTGTTGATAGATTAAAATCAAGATTTGAGTGGGGTTTAACAGCTGATGTTCAAATACCAGGATTAGAGACAAAAATAGCAATTATTGAAAAAAAATCTGAATTAAATGGTATTCATTTAGAAAGAGAAATAGTAAATTATATTGCTACAAACCTTGATAATTCTATTAGAGAAATAGAAGGTGTACTAATTAGAATAAATGCTAGTGCAGCCTTACTTAATCAAGAGATTAACTTACCAATGGTACAAAATCTTTTAAAAGAACAAATCAAAGAGACAAAAGAAAATATAAAACTTCCTGATATAATAACAATCGTTGCAATAGAGCTTAATATCAAACCAAGTGATATTAAATCTAAAAAAAGAACAGCAATTGTAGCAAATGCAAGAAGAATAGTGATATATTTAGCAAGAGAATTAACACACAACTCTATGCCAGATATTGCTAAGTTTTTAGGAATGAAAGATCATAGTTCAATTTCTCATAATATTAAAAAAGCAAATGAGTTAATTGAAAAAGATGAAAATTTCAAACTTATAATAGAAAATTTGAAAAATAAAATCATAAATAGAGGGTAG
- a CDS encoding TRAP transporter large permease, with the protein MFELLNISSMGIEAGSLLMLGMIIGLLILGLPLAFITALVAGFFLLFWIGPQASSLISTRVYAFVTSYAFVSVPMFVLMAAILDGSNISKDLFAAMKSFSGNIRGSVAIQTIVLAVFLAAMSGIIGGETILLGMIALPQMLKMGYDKKLAIGVVVSGGALGTMVPPSIVLIIFGLTANVSISDLFTAAFIPALMLAGFYVAYVLIRGYLNPSMVPESVQEYVPWSEKFKALKKVILPLFVAASVLGSIYMGIASVTESSAIGVLGITISVYLRKELTWKLMVDSAYKTLETCGTIIWIGIGATLLVGVFNLMGGIEFVKGVILAHGSGSPVYIIFLMMVILFFLGMFLDWVGIVLLTIPIFMPIVIALGYDPVWFGVLFALNMQIAFLSPPFGTGVFILKTVAPSDVSLGDIFKAVIPFIMLQALAIVVLIIFPEIALWWK; encoded by the coding sequence ATGTTTGAATTACTTAATATTTCTTCTATGGGAATAGAAGCTGGTAGTTTATTGATGCTAGGAATGATAATTGGATTATTGATTCTTGGATTACCTTTGGCATTTATAACTGCCTTGGTTGCTGGATTCTTCTTGCTTTTTTGGATTGGACCTCAAGCTTCAAGTTTAATATCAACAAGAGTTTATGCCTTTGTTACATCTTATGCCTTTGTGTCCGTGCCCATGTTTGTATTGATGGCCGCCATACTTGATGGATCAAATATATCTAAAGACTTATTTGCTGCTATGAAATCTTTCAGTGGTAATATAAGAGGTAGTGTTGCTATTCAAACTATAGTTCTAGCAGTTTTTTTAGCTGCAATGTCTGGAATTATAGGTGGTGAAACAATTTTATTAGGGATGATTGCCCTTCCTCAAATGTTAAAAATGGGTTATGATAAAAAACTTGCAATTGGGGTTGTTGTTTCAGGTGGTGCTTTAGGAACTATGGTTCCCCCATCTATTGTATTGATAATTTTTGGTTTAACAGCAAATGTTTCAATTTCAGATTTGTTTACAGCAGCATTTATACCAGCTTTAATGCTTGCAGGATTTTATGTAGCCTATGTATTAATAAGAGGATACTTAAATCCAAGTATGGTTCCTGAATCAGTACAAGAATATGTTCCTTGGAGTGAGAAATTTAAGGCTTTAAAAAAAGTTATTCTACCATTATTTGTCGCAGCAAGTGTTTTAGGAAGTATTTATATGGGAATTGCATCAGTTACAGAATCTTCTGCTATTGGTGTATTAGGTATCACGATTTCAGTATATTTAAGAAAAGAACTTACTTGGAAATTGATGGTTGATAGTGCTTATAAGACCTTAGAGACTTGTGGTACTATTATTTGGATAGGAATAGGTGCTACTTTATTAGTAGGTGTTTTTAATCTTATGGGAGGAATTGAGTTTGTTAAAGGTGTAATATTAGCACATGGAAGTGGTTCCCCTGTTTATATAATATTTTTAATGATGGTAATTCTATTTTTCTTAGGTATGTTTTTGGATTGGGTTGGAATTGTTTTATTAACAATACCTATTTTTATGCCAATTGTTATTGCCTTAGGTTATGACCCTGTTTGGTTTGGTGTGTTGTTTGCTTTAAATATGCAAATAGCATTTTTATCCCCTCCATTTGGAACGGGTGTATTTATTTTAAAAACTGTTGCTCCATCAGATGTATCACTAGGTGATATATTTAAAGCTGTAATTCCTTTTATAATGTTACAGGCTTTAGCAATTGTCGTGTTAATTATATTTCCAGAAATTGCATTATGGTGGAAATAA
- a CDS encoding helix-turn-helix domain-containing protein, with protein MTHEELKQKALQNKNVKKEYDDLELEFQLLNEMLHARKEAGLNQLQVAELMGTKQTAITRLESALSAGGHSPSLTTLKKYANAVGCHLDIKFVNNRESI; from the coding sequence ATGACTCATGAAGAATTAAAACAAAAAGCATTACAAAATAAAAATGTAAAAAAAGAATATGATGATTTAGAATTAGAGTTTCAACTTCTAAACGAGATGCTTCACGCTAGAAAAGAGGCTGGATTAAATCAATTACAAGTTGCAGAACTTATGGGAACTAAACAAACAGCAATAACAAGACTTGAATCAGCTTTAAGTGCGGGTGGTCATTCTCCATCACTTACAACATTAAAAAAGTATGCAAATGCTGTAGGGTGTCACTTGGATATTAAATTTGTAAATAACAGAGAAAGTATATAG
- a CDS encoding TRAP transporter substrate-binding protein yields the protein MFKKLLKLSLAIGMFATFLQGASTFTLKLQSADPSGSINFKLQEKWAKTVATMTNSDIKIEILPVNSIVKYTETLDAIGAGVLDGEISSIAYFSGKDPAFALMGNTVGAWSDPNDLILFMEYGGGNEFMNKLMNPYGVTFVSAMTNGLESLVAKKPIRSVAELKGLKMRAPEGLVQAVFKAAGAAPVNLPYSEVFTSLDKGVIEAADASTLAVNAQAGLNKIAKYPIFPGFHSIPLMDLSINTKLWNKMPKNYQEIIKVSFRDYVRQIISTIKLSDKAEAARATATKDYTIITWPESEKIKFRRIAQGEWKKMSTESPNAKEAYDLITKFLKDNGMI from the coding sequence ATGTTTAAGAAATTACTAAAGCTATCTTTAGCTATAGGAATGTTTGCTACGTTCTTACAAGGGGCAAGTACGTTTACTTTAAAGTTACAGTCAGCAGATCCATCGGGGTCTATTAATTTTAAGTTACAAGAGAAGTGGGCAAAAACCGTTGCTACTATGACTAATTCTGATATTAAAATTGAAATTTTACCAGTAAATAGTATTGTAAAATATACTGAAACATTAGATGCAATTGGTGCAGGTGTTCTTGATGGAGAGATATCTTCAATCGCTTATTTTTCTGGTAAAGATCCAGCATTTGCTTTAATGGGAAATACTGTTGGTGCTTGGAGTGATCCAAATGATTTAATTTTGTTTATGGAGTATGGAGGAGGAAATGAATTTATGAATAAATTGATGAATCCTTATGGTGTAACATTTGTTTCTGCTATGACAAATGGTTTAGAATCATTAGTTGCAAAAAAACCAATAAGAAGTGTTGCTGAATTAAAAGGCTTGAAAATGAGAGCACCAGAAGGTCTTGTTCAAGCAGTATTTAAAGCAGCTGGAGCAGCACCTGTAAATTTACCATATAGTGAAGTATTTACTTCATTGGATAAAGGGGTAATTGAAGCAGCAGATGCATCTACCTTGGCTGTAAATGCTCAAGCAGGACTTAATAAAATTGCAAAATATCCTATCTTCCCAGGTTTTCATTCTATTCCTTTAATGGATCTTTCAATTAATACTAAACTTTGGAATAAAATGCCAAAAAACTACCAAGAAATAATTAAAGTTTCTTTTAGAGATTATGTGAGACAAATTATTTCTACAATAAAACTTTCTGATAAAGCAGAAGCAGCAAGAGCAACTGCTACTAAAGATTATACTATTATAACTTGGCCAGAATCAGAAAAAATAAAATTTAGAAGAATAGCACAAGGTGAGTGGAAAAAAATGTCTACAGAATCTCCTAATGCAAAAGAAGCATATGATCTTATTACTAAGTTCTTAAAAGATAATGGAATGATTTAA
- a CDS encoding DUF3010 family protein: MNICGIELKANQTILAVQIDGEYKDLKTKKITLEDDEKQESIRSYCNDLLVFLTQNDIEQVYIKKRAKKGNFAGGAVTFKMESLIQLNPKCTVDLVSAQAMGSFERKNSIEYPEALNKYQEQAYLTILTSK, encoded by the coding sequence ATGAATATATGTGGAATAGAACTAAAAGCAAATCAAACAATCTTAGCAGTACAAATAGATGGTGAATATAAAGATTTAAAAACAAAAAAGATTACTTTGGAAGATGATGAAAAACAAGAGTCAATAAGAAGTTATTGTAATGACTTATTAGTATTTTTAACGCAAAATGATATTGAGCAAGTATATATTAAAAAAAGAGCAAAAAAAGGAAATTTTGCAGGTGGTGCAGTTACTTTCAAAATGGAGAGTTTAATCCAACTAAATCCCAAATGTACAGTTGATTTGGTATCCGCTCAAGCTATGGGAAGTTTTGAGAGAAAAAATAGTATTGAGTACCCAGAAGCTTTAAATAAATATCAAGAACAAGCTTATCTTACAATTTTAACTTCTAAATAA
- the aldA gene encoding aldehyde dehydrogenase, with protein sequence MSEKRVYEMYINGEFVSNKGETTPVINPSTKEIISYIPKGNAEDAKVAIDAAHNAQDAWAKLPAVERGNYLRKIAQKIRENSDMLAKTITQEQGKVLGLAEVEVNFTADYLDYMAEWARRYEGEIIQSDRPNENIFLFKLPIGVATGVLPWNFPFFLIARKLAPALLTGNTIVIKPSGETPNNAFEFAKLVDQIDLPKGVFNLVSGSGSTVGNELAANEKVGIVSFTGSVPTGVKIMEAASKNVTKVSLELGGKAPAIVMADANLDIAVEAIKNSRVTNNGQVCNCAERVYVHKSIAKEFTDRITKSMAALTCGNPLTEKIDMGPLINEDAITHVQKLVDSAVAAGASITTGGKRCDRDDGYFYEPTVVIDVKQDMDIIKEEIFGPVLPIVTFDTLDEAIALANDSEFGLTSSIYTQNLDIAMRACKEIKCGETYINRENFEAMQGFHAGWKKSGIGGADGKHGLEEFLQTKVVYLQYDLNKQ encoded by the coding sequence ATGTCAGAAAAAAGAGTTTATGAAATGTATATTAATGGAGAGTTTGTTTCTAATAAAGGTGAAACAACTCCCGTAATTAATCCTTCAACAAAAGAGATTATTTCTTATATTCCAAAAGGAAATGCAGAAGATGCAAAAGTTGCTATTGATGCAGCACACAATGCACAAGATGCATGGGCAAAATTACCAGCAGTTGAGCGTGGTAATTACCTAAGAAAGATTGCACAAAAGATTAGAGAAAATAGTGATATGCTTGCAAAAACAATTACCCAAGAGCAAGGTAAAGTATTAGGTTTAGCAGAAGTTGAAGTTAATTTTACTGCTGATTATCTAGATTATATGGCAGAATGGGCGAGAAGATATGAAGGTGAAATAATCCAAAGTGATAGACCAAATGAAAATATCTTTTTATTTAAATTACCAATAGGAGTAGCAACTGGTGTATTACCTTGGAATTTCCCATTTTTCTTGATTGCAAGAAAATTAGCTCCTGCACTTTTAACAGGTAATACTATTGTTATAAAACCAAGTGGTGAAACTCCAAATAATGCCTTTGAATTTGCAAAATTAGTTGACCAAATAGATCTTCCAAAAGGTGTATTTAACTTAGTTTCTGGATCTGGTTCAACTGTTGGAAATGAACTTGCAGCAAATGAAAAAGTAGGAATTGTAAGTTTTACAGGAAGTGTTCCAACAGGTGTTAAAATCATGGAAGCAGCTTCTAAAAATGTAACAAAAGTATCACTAGAATTAGGTGGAAAAGCACCTGCGATTGTTATGGCAGATGCTAATCTTGATATAGCAGTTGAAGCTATCAAAAATTCAAGAGTTACAAATAATGGACAAGTTTGTAATTGTGCTGAAAGAGTTTATGTACATAAAAGTATTGCAAAAGAGTTCACTGATAGAATCACAAAATCTATGGCTGCTTTAACTTGTGGTAATCCTTTAACAGAAAAAATTGATATGGGACCACTTATTAATGAAGATGCTATTACTCATGTTCAAAAACTAGTTGATTCAGCAGTTGCAGCAGGAGCTTCTATTACAACTGGTGGTAAAAGATGTGATAGAGATGATGGATACTTCTATGAGCCAACAGTAGTAATTGATGTAAAACAAGATATGGATATTATCAAAGAAGAGATTTTTGGACCAGTACTTCCAATCGTAACATTTGATACACTTGATGAAGCTATTGCTTTAGCAAATGATAGTGAGTTTGGATTAACTTCATCAATCTATACACAAAACCTTGATATAGCTATGAGAGCTTGTAAAGAGATAAAATGTGGTGAAACATATATCAATAGAGAAAACTTTGAAGCAATGCAAGGTTTCCACGCAGGATGGAAAAAATCTGGTATAGGTGGAGCTGATGGTAAACATGGTTTAGAAGAGTTCTTACAAACAAAAGTTGTATATTTACAATACGATTTAAATAAACAATAA
- a CDS encoding TRAP transporter small permease subunit, producing the protein MENSELKYNKLDRLIISIGRKICIFYIVCFIIICYEVFSRYVLNSPTSWVQETTTLIAGILFIWGGLHSLTTDRHIKITILYDMLTKKYKYYVDILISTLLIICLVFMNYSAFLLFKSSWFKPWGAFYMETSGSAWNPPFPAISKLVLFVVLILMLIQVLVKFISILRRK; encoded by the coding sequence ATGGAAAATTCTGAGCTGAAATATAATAAACTCGACCGATTGATAATTTCAATCGGTCGAAAGATTTGTATTTTTTATATAGTTTGTTTTATCATTATTTGTTATGAGGTATTTTCTCGATATGTACTTAATTCGCCTACTTCTTGGGTTCAAGAAACAACAACTTTGATAGCAGGTATTTTATTTATTTGGGGAGGATTACACTCTTTAACAACTGATAGACATATAAAAATAACTATTTTATATGATATGCTAACAAAAAAATACAAATATTATGTTGATATTTTAATTTCAACATTATTAATAATATGTTTAGTATTTATGAACTATTCAGCTTTTTTACTTTTCAAAAGTTCTTGGTTTAAGCCTTGGGGTGCTTTTTATATGGAAACTTCTGGTTCTGCGTGGAATCCACCATTTCCAGCAATATCAAAACTTGTTTTATTTGTGGTTTTAATATTGATGCTTATACAAGTACTTGTTAAATTTATTTCTATACTTAGGAGAAAATAA